Proteins from a genomic interval of Scomber japonicus isolate fScoJap1 chromosome 10, fScoJap1.pri, whole genome shotgun sequence:
- the LOC128366764 gene encoding zinc finger protein 184-like gives MDSGILNIEEIVLGRGLPDPPPEAPPEKPAEPYKPITLNGPPAPAVQSYQHENLQCFQCFITFCSAKAKERHMKKSHREEYKQQLQQGNTLFTCYVCDRTFLSSEELTQHQPTHSKDDKPFKCVHCKESFKTFSELTAHRRQVCPERQLVCKDCNETFRSAGLLRTHRLTQHTRPEVDTAEQPEEATKTHRCKKCSQGFDTEAELVAHQEKYPEGQQCNGSASPVKKRGRPAKTEEPASAEKKGKRKKKDEAEAPEEAVNASSVSEAAETPAEEKGKAGGVKRGRISKAVAAKSETEDKKSPEGDSEGSGKEKKAKVESVTSRQHPCPECDVSFPGLVQLRAHKKEKHTPRKAHPCEECEESFARPEQLDAHMSRAHAVGRFSCPTCGKSFGRERTLKAHQKSHPDENPENPSSKR, from the exons ATGGACTCTGGGATTTTGAACATAGAGGAGATCGTGTTGGGACGGGGACTGCCAGATCCACCTCCAGAAGCTCCCCCTGAAAAGCCTGCCGAACCATACAAACCCATCACTTTGAATGGACCTCCTGCACCCGCTGTTCAATCCT ACCAGCATGAAAACCTGCAGTGTTTCCAGTGCTTCATCACATTCTGCAGTGCCAAAGCCAAGGAACGGCACATGAAGAAGAGCCACCGGGAAGAGTATAAACAACAGCTTCAGCAG GGAAACACATTGTTCACGTGCTATGTGTGCGACCGCACATTTCTGTCATCTGAGGAACTGACGCAGCATCAGCCAACACACAGCAAGGATGACAAGCCCTTCAAATGTGTCCACTGCAAGGAGAGCTTTAAAACATTCTCTGAA CTCACGGCACATAGAAGACAGGTGTGTCCAGAGAGACAGTTGGTGTGTAAAGATTGCAATGAAACCTTCAGGAGTGCAGGGCTACTGCGTACTCATCGTCTCACCCAGCATACTCGCCCAGAGGTAGACACTGCAGAGCAGCCGGAGGAGGCCACCAAAACCCATCGCTGTAAGAAGTGCAGTCAGGGCTTTGACACAGAAGCAGAGCTGGTGGCACACCAGGAGAAGTACCCTGAAGGTCAGCAATGCAACGGCAGTGCTTCGCCTGTCAAGAAACGTGGACGGCCTGCCAAAACTGAAGAGCCAGCAAGTGctgagaaaaagggaaagaggaaaaagaaggatgAGGCAGAAGCACCTGAGGAGGCAGTGAATGCCAGCAGCGTGTCCGAGGCAGCAGAAACCCcagcagaggaaaaaggaaaagcaggTGGAGTGAAGCGTGGCCGTATTTCTAAAGCAGTAGCAGCAAAGTCTGAAACAGAAGACAAGAAGAGCCCTGAAGGTGACAGTGAAGGTtcaggaaaggagaaaaaagctAAAGTAGAGTCCGTGACGTCCCGGCAGCACCCCTGTCCTGAATGTGACGTCTCATTCCCCGGCTTGGTTCAGCTTCGTGCTCACAAGAAAGAGAAGCACACCCCGCGGAAAGCCCACCCCTGCGAAGAATGTGAAGAGAGTTTTGCCCGTCCTGAGCAGCTAGACGCCCACATGTCCCGGGCTCATGCTGTCGGCCGTTTCTCCTGCCCAACCTGCGGGAAGAGCTTTGGCCGAGAGCGTACCTTGAAAGCTCACCAGAAAAGCCACCCAGACGAAAATCCTGAAAACCCAAGTTCGAAGAGATAA